Genomic segment of Vicinamibacteria bacterium:
AGCCGAAGCACGGCTCGAAGCCTTTCGGACATATAATGCCGCCTTTCAAAACGAGGAAGTGTGGGTGATGAGTAAACTGATTCGATTCTATGCCGCGGGGGCCGTTTCCGCGCTGGGGCTTTCATCTTGCAAGGAAGAAGCTCCACCTCCCCCTCCTCCTCCGGCGGTGAAGGTGGCGGAAGTGCTGACCCGCGACGTTCCCATTTACGTCGAAGCCATCGGGCAGACACGGGGCAACACCGAGATCGAGATTCGTGCCCGCGTCGAGGGGTTTCTCGAGACCGTCGACTTCGAAGAGGGGACGTTCGTCAGCAAGGGAAAGCTACTCTATACGATCGATCCCCGGCCCTTCGAGGCCGCGCTCTCGCAGTCGAAAGCAAACCTGGCCCGAGCGGAGGCAGAGCTGGCCCGTGCCCATCAGGACGTCGTCCGCTACGAGCCTCTGGTGGCGAAGAACGCCATCTCGCGGCAGGATTACGAGACCGCGGTCGCGGTCGAACGGGCGCAGGAATCCGCGGTCGAGGCAGCCCGGGCCGCCGTCGAAAGCGCCGAGATCGACCTGAGCTATACGAAGGTCGTCGCCCCGGACAATGGGCTCATCGGAAAAACCGAGGTCTACCCGGGAACGCTCGTGGGCCGCGGTCAGAGCACGCTCTTATCCCACATCTCCAAGATCGACCCCATCCACGTGCGATTCACGATCGCCGAACGAGATTACCTTTACTACGCGAGACGGCAGGAGGAGAGACGGGCGGCCGAGAGCGCCGAGACTCCGTTCCAGCTCGTGCTGGCCGACGGAACGGTCCATTCCCAACCGGGACGGCTCGTCTTCGTGGACAGAAACGTCGATCCCCAGACGGGGACCATCCTCCTCGAGGCCTCGTTCCCGAACCCCGAGCGCATCGTTCGCCCGGGCCAGTACGCCCGGGTGCGCGCCGCGGTGGACGTGAAGAAAGGCGCCATCCTCGTTTCCCAGCGTTCGGTCCAGGAGCTCCAGGGAATCTACAACGTGGCAGTGGTGAAACCCGACGACACCGTGGACATCCGCATGGTGACTCCGGCGGAGCGTATCGGGACCCTCTGGGTCATCGATTCGGGGCTCAACAACGGAGAACGAGTCGTCGTCGAGGGACTGCAAAAGGTCCGGCCGGGCGCCCAGGTCACCCCGGAGACGGTGACGATCGAGGAAGGGAGCTAGCCCATGGCCGAGTTCTTCATCCGGCGGCCGATCGTCGCCATGGTGATTTCAATCCTCATCGTTCTCCTCGGCCTCAATACGCTTCGGGGCCTTTCGTTCGAGCAGTACCCCTT
This window contains:
- a CDS encoding efflux RND transporter periplasmic adaptor subunit, yielding MSKLIRFYAAGAVSALGLSSCKEEAPPPPPPPAVKVAEVLTRDVPIYVEAIGQTRGNTEIEIRARVEGFLETVDFEEGTFVSKGKLLYTIDPRPFEAALSQSKANLARAEAELARAHQDVVRYEPLVAKNAISRQDYETAVAVERAQESAVEAARAAVESAEIDLSYTKVVAPDNGLIGKTEVYPGTLVGRGQSTLLSHISKIDPIHVRFTIAERDYLYYARRQEERRAAESAETPFQLVLADGTVHSQPGRLVFVDRNVDPQTGTILLEASFPNPERIVRPGQYARVRAAVDVKKGAILVSQRSVQELQGIYNVAVVKPDDTVDIRMVTPAERIGTLWVIDSGLNNGERVVVEGLQKVRPGAQVTPETVTIEEGS